The Allostreptomyces psammosilenae sequence GCAAGGACCACCCGGACGAGGCGTGCGGGGTGATCGCCGGTCCGGTGGGCAGCGGCCGGCCGGAGCGGTTCATCCCGATGCTGAACGCGGCCCGCTCGCCCACCTTCTACGAGTTCGACTCCGCGGACCTGCTCAAGCTGTACCGGGAGATGGACGACCGCGACGAGGAACCGGTGGTCATCTACCACTCGCACACCGCCACCGAGGCCTACCCCTCGCGCACCGACGTCTCCTACGCGTCCGAGCCCGGCGCGCACTACGTGCTGGTCTCCACGGCGGAGTGCGGCAACGACGAGGGCCCGGTCTCCTTCCGCTCGTTCCGCATCATCGAGGGCGAGATCACCGAGGAGGAGGTCCGGGTGGTCGACTCCTACTGAGTCCGCCCCGCCCGCTGTCGCCCCCACCGCCCCACCGGGCCGCCGCGCCCAGCCGCGCCGGGCGCCCGCGCCACGTATCGCCATCCGGTCAGCGCTGCCCGCATGGTGATACGGGCATCCTGGAACGGGCGATCCCGCGCTTACGATGAGCCCATGCGATCCGTCGACGCCCCCGCCGTGGACGCGGGCAGCCTGCTCGTGGAGCGCCGCCACCTGGACCTGTGCCGGCTGGCCAGCGCCCTGTAGCTGACGCCCGCGCCGCACCGCCGCGCCAACGCCCGACGTCGGGGAACCCGGCGAACGGCCGGTGGGTCGGCCCATCCGCCCGCGCCGGGCGCCGCCGGGCCCGGACGCGGCGGAACAACCGCCCCGGTCGACTTGTTCGGATCGGTGCAAGCGATCAAGCGAAAGCGTCCGACCGACACGCCTCCCAACGAACCGCAGGAGCATCCCCATGGCCGTCGAGGTCCGCATCCCGACCATCCTCCGCACCTACACCGACGGCGCCAAAGCCGTCGAGGGCACCGGCAGCACCCTGGATGAGCTGATCACCGACCTCGAC is a genomic window containing:
- a CDS encoding Mov34/MPN/PAD-1 family protein gives rise to the protein MLTITQELHDAIVAHARKDHPDEACGVIAGPVGSGRPERFIPMLNAARSPTFYEFDSADLLKLYREMDDRDEEPVVIYHSHTATEAYPSRTDVSYASEPGAHYVLVSTAECGNDEGPVSFRSFRIIEGEITEEEVRVVDSY
- a CDS encoding putative leader peptide translates to MRSVDAPAVDAGSLLVERRHLDLCRLASAL